In one window of Denticeps clupeoides chromosome 2, fDenClu1.1, whole genome shotgun sequence DNA:
- the lrrc18b gene encoding leucine-rich repeat-containing protein 18: MAKGRKRPTETKGKKITLKMAKNAMQLTMDGKRRLNLSNMGIATFPKCILKLCDVDELDLSRNLLRKIPDSISRFVNLRWLDLHSNQLEQLPETIGRLQNLCSLNLSNNHLTTSSLPREVGLLAKLQSLNLGLNRLESLPSSLAALKDLQDLGLFNNQLTRVPDWLRKLPKLQKLNTNGNPLPSERPEMLEPIKRVESLYLVKESCLCRACIQHYREKKERLDHHVSAAEQKKTRTRFTGLIAPNSVAQENQALWR; encoded by the coding sequence ATGGCTAAAGGCAGGAAGCGGCCTACTGAGACCAAAGGCAAGAAGATCACACTGAAGATGGCCAAGAACGCCATGCAGCTGACAATGGACGGTAAGAGGCGTCTGAACCTCAGCAACATGGGAATAGCCACTTTCCCCAAGTGCATCCTGAAGCTGTGCGATGTGGATGAGCTAGACCTGAGCCGAAACCTGCTGCGCAAGATCCCGGATTCCATCAGCAGATTTGTCAACCTCCGCTGGCTGGACCTCCACAGCAACCAGCTGGAGCAGCTGCCCGAGACCATCGGCCGTCTGCAGAACCTCTGCAGCCTCAACCTGAGCAACAACCATCTGACCACCAGCAGCCTGCCCCGTGAGGTTGGCCTGCTGGCCAAGCTGCAAAGTCTCAACCTGGGCCTGAACCGCCTGGAGAGCCTGCCATCTTCCCTGGCAGCCCTGAAAGACCTGCAGGACCTGGGCCTCTTCAACAACCAGCTGACGAGGGTTCCCGACTGGCTGCGCAAGCTGCCCAAACTCCAAAAGCTCAACACCAACGGGAACCCCCTCCCCTCTGAGCGGCCCGAGATGCTGGAGCCCATCAAGCGCGTGGAGAGCCTGTACCTGGTGAAAGAGAGCTGCCTGTGCAGGGCCTGCATTCAGCATTACAGGGAGAAGAAAGAGAGGCTGGACCACCACGTCAGTGCCGCCGAGCAGAAGAAGACGCGCACGAGGTTCACGGGGCTTATCGCGCCAAACTCTGTGGCGCAAGAGAACCAAGCTCTGTGGAGGTGA